CAGGGACGAGAAGAAAGGATATGACCATCATGCTGAAGTGAGACTGCGTTATTTAATGGACAGAACAACTTCCCACATGCACTGAATGGTACTCTTGTTCAACAGGTAATACCTTTTTCATTAGCCCAGTTTTgaagattaatttattttaaatgttcagcaattttcaaaattttaaaatacttttacaattattaaaaaacCTACCATGGTTTGCACTGAAAGACAAAAcgcagaaacagaaacatacatgtttgtgtatgtttgtgttcatacatatttgtgtatgattgtgttctatgttcatttttgttccctgtatgtatatgtatgtcttTGTATGTTACGTCCTGCTATGTGCCAGTAGTAAAAGATAGTGCAACATATCAGACGATCAGacacttcctttctctctgtacaTGACAAATTACCATGGACACGTTGTCCAAGAGATCCACTGGGCTAACGTTAGtggacagacaaacatacaagcCAAAGCAGGGTTTTTTTGATCAAATAAGCAGTGTGCTCAAATAAAGGGTTTATAAccacttatttttaaatacaatgaCTGAAAGTTAAAGACAGTAAAATTTCAGTATGGTAGGCTACACAAGGTTTCTAAAGTAAGAACATGTcagatagaggtccttcatcagttgtgcaagcaaagtgtttctgacGTTCTAGGAGGTGAAAATAGTTTCACAGTTAAACTGGTTACACCTCCTAGAACTAAGAAGCAATTTGCTTGCAcggctgatgaaggatctcggTTTGAAACAtccagtttctctggaaactgtgtgtactacactgaaacacacacacacacacacacacacacacacacacacagacacacacacacacacacacacacacacactactgcttcACCCAGATCTTGCTAGCTAAAACTGCACTTGGTGAATTCTTATGATCTAATGTCTACTGGATGAAACTGGTCTGAACCAAAGGCATGATGATGAGAGTGCttcctggctgtgtgtgtccagtgcttaCTCACTAGCACTCAGGAGCTCTGCAACGCTGCTTTCTTATGAAGACAACTATAAAATAAACCGATATTTTAGAGCTATTCTGCTCATCCTCTCAGTTGTTCAATCTTACTGAGTATGGGCTACTCTCAGTTGAAGAGTGTTACTGAATATAGGTGGGAAGGTGAGGGGAACATCTAACATGTAATATATAACGTAacatataatatgtaatatataccATATAACATACAACAtgaaatatacaatacacaacacataacatgtaatatatatatctgtaacaTGTAATCTAACATGTATTACATAACATGTTtgaggtgcgtgtgtgtttcactcaGGTCTTCCTTCTACTAtacagagaccacacacacacacacacacacacacacacacacacacacacacacacacacacacaaagtggctTTAGTGGTTGTAGTCACTTTGATCATGTGTCATTCAACTCAGAATAAGACAGGCTTGAAGGTTTGACTGTGACTGATTTGGTGTTAAGGTGGGAGGGTTAGGTTCAGGGCGTTAGGGGTGTTATGGTAGGAGTGTGGAGTTTGAGTGTTAAGGTGGGAGGGTTAGGCTCAGGGCGTTAGGGATGTTATGGTAGGTGTGTGGGGTTTGATTGTTAAGGTGGGAGGGTTCTGGGTTGTAATACAATAGACATTCATTgtttatcttttaattaaattttttctctttcacgaTTTATTCTACTCTTTATTGCCTATtttgttactattgtagtgtccatTGTCAGCCTGCTGTTAGAGGGTGCCCCCCTTTGATATATATTTCAGTGAAAAGAAGAAGATGCATATATGCCAATAGGTCATGAGAAACATAACACTACTTGGCTTGGCTTATGTGGGAGAAAACATTTCAATCAATATTCAGAATTATTAACTGCAAGATTCTAAATGAGCTCATGTTTGTAAGTAATGAATCAATTCATATAGCATATAAAGTACattatatttagctgacacttttatccaaagcgacttacaattatgactgagtacaacttgagggttaagggtcttgctcaggggcctatcagtggcaacttggcagttgtGGTGCTCgaatcagcaaccttctaattacaagtcaaggaccttaaccactgagctaccactgccctagtAAAAGTAAAAGCTCCAATATAAACACTaaaatcaatttaatttgactttcattaaaaagacattttttacaGTTGTTCAGTTAGAATTAGAATTTATTTTCCCATGTGTTTCTCCCATGGATGTCTGATACAGATTTGGCCGTTACATTTACTGTGTGGGTCAGAgctggggttgagtgtgtgaaggtcaATGCTGGGGTTTAGTGTGTAAGGGTCAGTGTTAGGGTTGAGTGTTAGTGCTGGGGTTTAGTGTGTGAGGTTGAGTGTTtggcttgagtgtgtgtgggtcagtgttagggatgagtgtgtgaaggtcagTACTGGGGTTAAGTGTGTGAAGGTCAGTGCTGGGGATAATGTGTGAGGGTCAGTGTTAAGGTTGAGTGTCAGTGCTAGGGTCTACTGTGTGAGGGTCAGTGTCtgaattgagtgtgtgtgggtcagtgTTGAGTGTATGAGGGTCAGTGTTAgggctttgtgtgtgagggCCAATTCTGGGGTctagtgtgtgagagtctgtgtcaGGGTTTAGTGTGTCACGGTCAGTGCTGGAGTttagtgtgtgagagtcagtGTTAGGGTTGTGTATgtgagggttagtgttagggtttagtgtttgaGGGTCAATGTTAGGGTTGAGTCAGTGGTGGGGTAGTGTGTGGGTCAGTGCTGGGGTTTAGTGAGTGAAGGTCACTAAATTTGGCTCTTTAGTTAAGCTTTTGTAGACCAGATAGGATCAGCTGGGTGCTTCCCTCTTGCTTACGTTAGGGCTTGGGGTTAAAGAATAATTATAGTGTCTCactcagtaacacaaacacacacacagagacacacagacagacacacacacacacacacacacacacagtgtgtacaGTACACTTGATCCTGGTAATTCATTAGTACAGTGATATAAAGTATGTGGGCACCTCTACTGGTCAGGCATTACTGACCAATGGCATATATTACTGACTGTGTAACAGACGCTAACCCAGactatatatactgtatatcacTGTCTGTATAACAATAGTGCCTGTATAACAGACCAGACTGAACACTACTGATCAGCTGAATATATTAGCCTATGTAACACTTCTGAATGACTGCACATATTATAGACTTTGTATCAGACACAACTGACCAATATAagctatatataaaatcagtgtCTGAtacacagtaataataataataacaataatataactGACTGTACATATTTGTGCCTGTATATTAGACACTATTGACCAACAGTATATGTTACTGTTTGTGTATCAGACACTATTGAAACACATTTAAGCCCATGTTTTTAAAGGTTATTGTATGAGGGCTAagattggggttagggttaggtagcACAACATCAAGTAAAAACATCaagtaaacacataaataaCCAACCATATACACTTAAACTGCACAATATCCAGGGagatggtagctcagtggttaaggtaccccAGTAATAATCTGAATattaccagttcaagcccccttgccactgttggacccctgagcgaggtccttaattgctcaagttgtattcagtcataattgtaatttggaAAACTTTGGAAAAGTGTCATCATAAGACATAAATTACCAACCATACACTCCAGACTGCCATTACTTATTGTTACATTATAAATGACTGACAactgttttcctgtttcttaAGAACATTCTATTCCATTAACCCTAAAGTTTACATCCCTaaggctaaccctaaccttagttcACATCCCTAATCCTAAAACTAGACCTAGTTTAtatccctaatcctaaccctaaccctagttcacATCACTAACTTTAGCCCTAACGCTAATTCACATCCCTAATCCTAATCAGTGTTAACATTAGTATAATTTACACTTTCAGCATCAGTGTTTTAACTTTAGtgtaatttacattttcaacatcagtgtaaatCTGAAGTTGGTGTCAGATGTGGAGAGGAAATACAGATTTATTGTTTCTGGGTTTATTGTATTTTGCAATTTTGATTATTATTCCACTGTGATGGATTGGTGCATGTCCAGAGTTGGTCCTCATCTAACCCTGTGCTCTTGGGATTAGCTCGGCCCCAAGACACTGAATTGGATTAAGAGGTTTAAAAGATGAAGGAATAATTACTCCATGATATGGGAAGTgaaggaaaaatgtgtgtgaggtgagctTTAggaagccctaaccctaacactcacAGATATAACTCACCCACTAGAGTCACTAAAGTGTGTTAAAAGTGTGCTTGTACACATGTATTCATGTCTCTTGGCTTTTACAAGTGTAAGTGTGAAGCTTTCTGATTTGCATTTCTAGTGATTGTTTACACCTCCAGActcaagcacatacacacaagcatacacacacacacacacacacacacacacacacacacacacacacacacacacacacacacacacagtattggCTCAACTGAGTCTATATGTTTGTGGCTCATATTGAGTACACAGAGCTAAATCAGCCCCCCCACATATTCAGCTTCACACTCATGTCTGTAACCgcactgtgttgtgtgtgtgtatgtgtgtgtgtgtgttccctatGCGCAGGATCTcctgtgctgttctgtcttAAACAGATTAAGTGGCTACATTTCTGTTGCGAGTGATCACTAATTCTCATGCTCTTAagcgaccacacacacacacacacacacacacacacacacacacacacacatacactgacagTCTCACAGGAAACATTAACAATCACAacaaacttgtgtgtgtgtgtgtgtgtgtgtgtgtgtgtgtgtgtgtgtgtgtgtgtgtgtgtgtgtgtgtgatttataaaGCAAACAGGTTTAACTGTCTGCCAGAACATCTTAACACAGGCATACAAATAAATCCTGGAACCTAGCCATCACCTCCCAGATCTCACACaactctcaaactctctctccatctctccctcactatctctccctctctctgtctcttttgctcCATTACTcaccccctctctgtctctctccctcactctctgtctatctctctgtctctttccctcagtctctctgtatgtctctctctctcactctgtctctctctctttcactctgtctatctctgtctgtctctttcttcctcactctctctgtatgtctctcgtTCTCTGATAATTCAAGAGGAGTAGGGCTCCAGCTGTCAGCAAATCCATGCAGCTGCAGCTGTATTCGCAACTAACcctataaatacacatacatacacacacacacacacgcatgcacacacacacacacacacacacacacacacacacacacacacacacacacacacacacacacacatacatgcacgcacaggtATCTGCATGCACTGAACATATGAagaacatacatatacattaacaaCTACACAAATTCTGTGAAAATAGCAAATCACTCACCCATGTCACTGTAAAGGTACCCCCTTGAGAAGCttctgattctgtgtgtgtgtgtgtgtgtgtgtgtgtgtgtgtatgggtgataTGTCTAAAATACCATGTCTGGACATGCTTTTATGTCTCTCCTCACATTATGTGTTTGGGGGGCGCTATGGGAATGAGCAAATATAGCTTTAGGGTAGGACACTGTTGTCAGTaaatgtctatgtgtgtatttgtattaacgttttgtgtgtgtgcctttgtggtACAATCTATTCGTCAGCATGAAACTTCTAAGTAACACCACCCTAGTCTGTCCACTAGGGGGAGACATTAGTTCTGAGTCTCACACCCCCTCATCCTGGAACTCACTACAGGAATGcaattaaaaatacactttGTCCATACAagagaaaaacatgttttactgAACACTAGAGTCTATGTGGGTCTGAAAGACATGGGAATGGAAACAGGGAAACCctataaacatgcataaaattAGGGTTACAGTAtgaatgtataatttataaatgataaagcacCTCTTGTTGATTAAGTTATTTAGTCtacaatgtaataaataattgacAACAGACCAGTCACATTTAAACTAAATGTAGCGGTACTTTAACAAACCACAGACACgtgaaatgtaatacattttttttgcaagcaTTACAAATTTAATCTTTCTCTTCCACTTCTGAACAGTgctataataaaatacaaaaatggttGTGTTATATTGTACATCATTCTTTAACGAAGTAATTCTGTATTCTGATCAGTAAAGTTCCTAAAAGTTTAAACAAAATTTTGTGTAGTGTGCATCTGCTTGGAGGTGGTTTTTAACCaagtgtctctctcttcctccacagaACTCCtggggactctctctctctctctctctctctcacacacacacacacacacacacacacacacacacacacacacacacacacacacacacacacacacacacacacacagtaatccacacacaccctccatgGCGCACCCATATGAGCCATGGCTGCGATCTGCACCCCCTGGCGGACCAGAGGAGGTGGGTATGTCTGGATGGTGGGATCTGCATGGCGGAGCTGCTGGGTGGATGGACCTGCAAGGTGCACCGgggcttgggggtggggggggaggcaTGGGTCAGGGAGGCTCGATGGGCCTCCAGCCCTCCGTCAGCTCCTACAATCCAGAGAGCCAGATGTGCTGCCTTCCCCCATCACCCCAACCATCTCCACTCTACACCCCCGACAGCTTCAAAATGGAGCCGTTAGCACCTGACATGCTGCAGCCCGGctcctctgcctctttttcTTTGGAGGAGCCACAAGAGGGCGCCAGTGGCTCCAGCCGGCCCAAACCCAGCCGTCGATCTGGGAGCAGAGCTCCAGGCCAGACCGCCTGCCGATGTCCAAACTGCCTCAGCGCGGAGTCGCTTGGAGCCTCGGCAGGCGATGATGAGAAGCGCAAACACCTGCACAACTGCCACATCCCAGGATGTGGCAAGGCATATGCGAAGACATCACACCTGAAGGCTCACCTGCGCTGGCACAGTGGTGACAGACCCTTTGTCTGCAACTGGCTGTTCTGTGGGAAGCGTTTCACGCGTTCTGATGAGCTGCAGCGCCACCTGCAGACGCACACTGGCACCAAGCGCTTCAACTGTGGCGTGTGCCCGCGTGTCTTCATGCGCTCTGACCACCTGGCCAagcacatgcgcgtgcacgaGTCGCCATGCCAACCGCCCGAGGTGCAAAGCAGCGGGGAGCGCCTCTCGCCCGTGGTGAGTGGTGACGGCTCTACATCTGCTCCACCCGTGCTACATCTGAAGAGCGAAACAGAGATGAGCAAAGAAGAGGGGGCAGCACACAGCAGCTAACTGCACCTACATATTCCCTGAACATCACCATACTGCTGAACACCACCTTATCACTTACGTTACTGCTGAACAACACGGCAGTGCTAATATTATTACTGAACACCACCTTACTGCAGATATTATTACTGAATACCACTTCAATGATGATATTACAACACCACCTTACTGCTGATTTTACTACTGAACACCACCTTACCACTGACATTACTGCTGAACACCATGGCACAGCTGATATTACTATTGAATCCCATCTTGCTACTGAAGACCACCTTACTGCTGATGTTACTGCTGAACACTATGGCACTGCTGATATTACTACTGTATCTCATCTTACTACTGAACACCACCTTACCGCTGACGTTACTGCTGAACCCCTTACTGCTGATGTTACCGCTGAACACCATGGCACTGCTGATATTACTACTGAACCCCATCTTACTACTGAATGCCACCTTACTGCTGAACACCACCTCAATGCTGATATTACTGCTGAACTCCACCTTATTGCTGATATTACTGCTGAACACCACCTTACCACTGAATACTGCTGCACTGCTGATATTACTGCTGCACTACATCACCTTACTGCTGACTATATATCTGCTGGATAACTACACATAATAATTTACACTACAAAACAtaaaatcacacagacacacttaccACTAGTGGTGAAACACAaactttcacagacacaccactgTAGGTgaaacacaaactcacaaaaacacatgttctaGAAGGCAACTTAAtggaagaataaaatatttttccacaaAATAATTGGGATAATGGTCAGCAGAACTGAAGTGGAACATGATAATCATAAAGGTGTGAAGCTGATGGGATCATGACACTCACCTAGTTGCCTAGGTTGTTTCCTTAGAGATGGCACATTTCTGGACATAGATCCTACAGGATGTTGATATGGTTCCATCCAGTGTGATTCACCAAGGTAAATGAGGCATGGAGTGGTATTATATTTCTCTCTGCTGGTTTtggttttcatatttgtttgtttccaagTGTAATTTATTCACGAAaattatagacacacacatatacccattTCAGAGAAGCACAGCTTTTTATAAGCATGTGTTCACAAGAAATGTGAGAATTCAGTAAGGGCAAAACAACTAAGAATCCCCTTAGTATGAGGAACTGAGAGGCCCCctaatatgaataaataatcataTTACCCAACTGTGGCCTTCTCAGAAAAACCTATTTAAAAACCTTGTTTCTTACAATAAATCATTAGTTCATAGCTGTAGATTATAATAGGGACATTTTAATAAGTGACATTCTCCAGAGCAATATTACTATGACAGGACAAGGCGATGTGGGTACTACTTTAATACAGAAGAGTGGGTGTGCGACACTGCTTCAAATCTTTAGATTTTCAGATCATTAGTTAAAGTTAATTAGATTACAGATTATTAGTGAAAGATTATTTtgctataaaataaactaaaaattatTAGGTTTAAAAATTCACTTGTTTTTATAAAGTTTAGCAACGATGTTagcaattgaaatatgtgtggAGAAAAAGCTAGaatattataaatgtgtagCTATTATTTGAATAGTTTCATCAATATTGCCATGAACAATATAtaccttttacattttctacTCTGTAgatgaaattcacaaaaaaaggattttgtttttattttttgtacattgTCCCAATGCTGCAGCAATTCCCAAGTGCTGTGTGATTATCTACTTTAAATATTCACAAAGTAGTACAATTAGTACAATTATTTCATCCATTGTAAGGTGATTTTGGTACATCACTTAGTATACAAAGTCAACATTGGGTGATAGATTTTGGTTCCTTTGTTAAGACTTTGTAAAgactttataaaaataaaaatgataagtAAACTggcttatttttgtttattttttaaaaaacatgtaaTATTAAGATTAATACGATTTTTTCATAATGCCAATGATTGGAAATGTCCATAGATCAATAGATAAAAAGGAGATATTTAACCCTGCATTTGCTCTTAGTAGAGTACTGTTTATATTTAGAgatttagcagatgttcttgtccagagtgacatACAATAGTGCATTGTTTATATCAGTTGTCTCCATGGAAGAATTCTTTCCATAGAGGAATCATGTGTCTTCTGACTTCACCTATCATTTAT
The sequence above is a segment of the Electrophorus electricus isolate fEleEle1 chromosome 16, fEleEle1.pri, whole genome shotgun sequence genome. Coding sequences within it:
- the sp6 gene encoding transcription factor Sp6; this encodes MAHPYEPWLRSAPPGGPEEVGMSGWWDLHGGAAGWMDLQGAPGLGGGGGGMGQGGSMGLQPSVSSYNPESQMCCLPPSPQPSPLYTPDSFKMEPLAPDMLQPGSSASFSLEEPQEGASGSSRPKPSRRSGSRAPGQTACRCPNCLSAESLGASAGDDEKRKHLHNCHIPGCGKAYAKTSHLKAHLRWHSGDRPFVCNWLFCGKRFTRSDELQRHLQTHTGTKRFNCGVCPRVFMRSDHLAKHMRVHESPCQPPEVQSSGERLSPVVSGDGSTSAPPVLHLKSETEMSKEEGAAHSS